Proteins encoded within one genomic window of Pectobacterium araliae:
- the cyaY gene encoding iron donor protein CyaY produces MNDSEFHQLADELMLQLEETLDRFEGDADIDYEINGGVMTLSFENGSKIVINRQEPLHQIWLATKAGGYHFTLQTERWVCNRSGEDFFTLLSSACSAQAGETVHFG; encoded by the coding sequence ATGAACGATAGCGAGTTCCACCAATTAGCCGACGAACTCATGCTTCAGTTGGAAGAAACGCTGGATCGGTTTGAGGGTGATGCCGACATCGATTACGAAATCAACGGCGGCGTGATGACGCTAAGTTTTGAGAACGGCAGCAAAATCGTGATTAATCGGCAGGAGCCGCTACACCAAATCTGGCTTGCGACCAAAGCGGGTGGCTACCACTTCACCCTTCAGACGGAACGGTGGGTATGTAATCGCAGCGGTGAAGATTTTTTCACATTGTTATCATCCGCCTGCTCGGCACAGGCCGGGGAAACCGTTCACTTCGGGTAA
- the hemY gene encoding protoheme IX biogenesis protein HemY, translated as MLKVLLLFLILIAGVVIGPIVAGHQGYVLIQTEDYDIQTSVTALVIMLVLFFLAFLAVEWVLRRLFRTGSRTRGWFLGRKRSRARKQTKAALLKLAEGDYLQVEKLLTRNADHAEQPVVNYLLAAEAAQQRGDEFRTKQYLERAAEVADTDQLPVEITRVRIQLARNEDHAARHGVDKLLEVAPRHPEVLRLAEQAFLRTHAYGALLDILPAMRKTNLYPEARLLDLQQQAYIGLMNQAMADGGSEELKSWWNNQSRKVRHEIPLQIAMAEHLIECDDHDTAQKIILDGLKRQYDERLILLMPRLKAGNPEQLEKILHQYIKQHGATPLLNSTLGQLLMKHGEWQQASDAFRTALELRPDAYDYAWRADALDRLRLPDEAAQMRREGLLLTLQQPAD; from the coding sequence ATGCTGAAAGTCTTATTGCTTTTCCTGATCCTGATCGCTGGCGTTGTGATCGGTCCGATCGTCGCAGGTCACCAAGGCTACGTCCTGATTCAGACGGAGGACTATGACATTCAAACCAGCGTGACCGCTCTGGTTATCATGCTGGTGCTATTTTTCCTCGCTTTTCTGGCCGTGGAGTGGGTGCTGCGTCGACTCTTTCGCACCGGCTCCCGCACACGCGGCTGGTTCCTCGGTCGCAAACGCAGCCGTGCCAGAAAACAAACCAAAGCCGCGCTACTCAAGCTGGCCGAGGGGGATTATTTACAGGTAGAGAAACTGCTGACCCGCAATGCCGACCATGCCGAGCAGCCCGTGGTTAACTACCTGCTGGCAGCCGAAGCCGCGCAGCAGCGCGGTGACGAATTCCGCACCAAGCAATATCTGGAGCGCGCCGCCGAAGTGGCAGATACCGACCAGCTTCCGGTAGAGATTACCCGAGTACGTATTCAGCTCGCGCGCAATGAAGATCATGCTGCACGTCACGGCGTGGACAAATTGCTGGAAGTCGCACCTCGCCACCCTGAAGTGCTGCGTTTAGCAGAACAGGCCTTCCTGCGCACTCACGCCTATGGCGCGCTGCTGGATATTCTGCCTGCGATGCGCAAGACCAATCTATACCCTGAAGCACGTTTGCTGGACCTGCAACAACAAGCTTATATCGGCCTGATGAACCAGGCGATGGCGGATGGCGGCAGCGAAGAGCTGAAATCATGGTGGAATAATCAGAGCCGCAAAGTACGTCATGAGATCCCACTTCAGATCGCGATGGCTGAGCATCTGATCGAGTGTGACGACCATGATACTGCTCAGAAGATCATTCTCGATGGACTCAAACGTCAGTATGACGAACGTTTGATCTTGCTGATGCCGCGTCTCAAAGCCGGAAATCCAGAGCAGTTGGAAAAAATACTGCATCAGTACATCAAGCAACATGGCGCAACGCCGCTGTTAAACAGCACGTTAGGCCAACTGCTGATGAAACACGGTGAATGGCAACAGGCCAGCGATGCCTTCCGCACCGCGTTGGAACTGCGCCCGGACGCTTATGATTACGCCTGGCGTGCCGATGCACTCGATCGGTTGCGTCTACCGGATGAAGCGGCACAAATGCGGCGTGAAGGACTGCTGCTCACGCTACAGCAACCTGCCGACTAA
- the lptM gene encoding LPS translocon maturation chaperone LptM: MKNVFRPLLLVLSVVSLLGCGLKGPLYMPTDSQSGASTTQQNENQPPQKKPSMRP; encoded by the coding sequence ATGAAAAACGTATTTCGCCCACTTCTTCTGGTGTTATCAGTGGTGAGTTTACTCGGTTGCGGCCTGAAGGGGCCGCTTTATATGCCAACCGATAGTCAGTCCGGCGCGTCAACGACTCAGCAAAATGAGAACCAGCCGCCACAAAAGAAACCGTCAATGCGTCCTTAA
- a CDS encoding class I adenylate cyclase, translating into MYFYIETLKQRLDAINQLRVDRALGAMKPAFQQVYSLLPILLHHHHPLMPGYLEGKVPHGICTHTPDEKQQQYLDGIELRWGQFDRVHPQGELPITGIYSMGSTSSIGQSCSSDLDIWVCHQSWLDSEERQLLQKKCTLLEQWAAAQGAEVSFFLMDESRFRHNESGSLSGEDCGTMQHILLLDEFYRTAVRMAGKRILWNMVPVEEESHYDDYVLSLYSQGALAPNEWMDLGGLSTLSAEEYFGASLWQLYKSIDSPYKAVLKTLLLEAYSWEYPDTSLLSTEIKKRLHDGEIVSFGLDPYCMMLDRVTHYLTAINDPTRLDLARRCFYLKVCEKLSREKACVGWRRQILSQLVQEWGWSDEHLAMLDNRANWKIEQVREAHNELLDAMMQTYRNLIRFARRNNLSVSASPQDIGVLTRKLYAAFEALPGKVTLLNPQISPDLSEPNLTFIYVPPGRANRSGWYLYNQAPSMDAIVSHQPLEYNRYLNKLVAWAYFNGLLTPSTRLYIKGNELCDITRLQALVDDVASHFPLRLPAPTPKALYSPCEIRHLAIIVNLEHDPTAAFRNQVVHFDFRHLDVFSFGQQQQCLVGSIDLLYRNSWNEVRTLHFSGEQAVLEALKTILGKMHQDAALPESLEVFCYSQHLRGLIRTRVQQLVSECIELRLTSTRQQEPGRFKAVKVAGQTWGLFFERLSVSVQKLENAVEFYGAISNNKLQGQPVQVETNHVHLPPVVDGVASEGIIQFFFEDVAENQGFNIYILDESNRVEVYHHCEGSKEELVRDVSRFYSSSHDRFTYGSSFINFNLPQFYQIVQLDGRTQVIPFRSSALSHLCITPVVGDEVMTTKQRLQIL; encoded by the coding sequence TTGTACTTCTACATCGAGACTTTGAAGCAAAGACTGGATGCGATCAACCAACTGCGTGTTGACCGTGCTCTGGGAGCAATGAAACCCGCTTTTCAGCAGGTTTACAGTCTTCTGCCCATTTTATTACATCATCATCACCCGTTGATGCCCGGCTACCTTGAAGGCAAGGTGCCTCACGGTATCTGCACTCACACGCCTGATGAAAAGCAACAACAGTACCTTGATGGCATCGAATTGCGTTGGGGTCAGTTTGACCGCGTTCATCCACAGGGCGAACTGCCGATCACGGGCATCTATTCAATGGGGAGCACCTCGTCTATCGGGCAGAGCTGTAGCTCCGATCTCGATATCTGGGTATGCCACCAATCCTGGCTGGATAGTGAAGAGCGTCAACTCCTACAGAAAAAATGTACGCTGCTGGAGCAGTGGGCTGCGGCACAGGGCGCTGAGGTCAGCTTCTTCCTGATGGATGAAAGCCGCTTCCGCCATAATGAAAGCGGTAGCCTGAGTGGTGAAGACTGCGGCACCATGCAACACATCCTGCTACTCGACGAATTTTACCGCACCGCTGTGCGCATGGCGGGTAAACGTATTCTGTGGAATATGGTGCCAGTCGAAGAAGAATCCCACTACGACGACTATGTGCTGTCGCTGTACTCACAGGGAGCGCTGGCACCGAACGAGTGGATGGATTTAGGGGGCTTAAGTACGCTGTCGGCGGAAGAGTATTTCGGTGCGAGCCTCTGGCAGCTCTATAAAAGTATCGATTCCCCGTATAAAGCCGTGCTGAAAACGCTGCTGTTGGAAGCCTATTCCTGGGAATACCCGGATACCAGCCTGCTTTCGACTGAAATTAAAAAACGCCTGCATGACGGCGAGATCGTCTCTTTCGGTCTCGATCCTTACTGTATGATGTTGGATCGCGTCACGCACTATCTGACGGCGATCAACGATCCCACGCGTCTCGATCTGGCGCGTCGATGTTTCTACTTAAAAGTGTGTGAAAAGCTCTCCAGAGAAAAAGCCTGCGTTGGCTGGCGTCGCCAGATCCTGAGCCAACTGGTACAAGAGTGGGGCTGGAGTGATGAACATCTGGCGATGTTGGACAACCGCGCTAACTGGAAAATCGAACAAGTACGCGAAGCGCATAACGAACTGTTGGATGCGATGATGCAGACCTATCGCAACCTGATCCGCTTTGCCCGTCGTAATAATCTGAGCGTCAGCGCCAGCCCGCAGGATATCGGTGTGTTGACCCGTAAACTGTACGCTGCGTTTGAAGCGCTGCCGGGTAAAGTTACCCTGCTGAACCCACAAATTTCGCCCGATTTGTCGGAGCCGAATTTAACCTTCATTTATGTTCCGCCGGGTCGGGCGAACCGTTCGGGTTGGTATCTGTATAATCAGGCACCGTCGATGGATGCGATCGTCAGCCATCAGCCGCTGGAATATAACCGCTATCTGAACAAACTGGTGGCGTGGGCGTATTTTAACGGCCTGTTGACGCCAAGCACGCGTCTGTACATTAAAGGCAACGAGCTGTGCGACATCACGCGCCTGCAAGCGCTGGTGGACGACGTCGCCAGCCACTTCCCGCTGCGCCTGCCTGCACCGACGCCGAAAGCGCTGTACAGCCCGTGTGAAATTCGTCATCTGGCGATTATCGTTAATCTGGAACACGATCCGACCGCGGCTTTCCGTAATCAGGTCGTGCATTTCGATTTCCGCCATCTGGATGTGTTCAGCTTTGGCCAACAGCAGCAGTGCCTGGTTGGCAGCATCGATCTGTTGTATCGCAACTCATGGAATGAAGTACGTACCCTGCATTTCAGCGGCGAGCAGGCGGTGTTGGAAGCGCTGAAAACCATTCTGGGCAAAATGCATCAGGATGCGGCGCTGCCGGAATCACTGGAAGTGTTCTGCTACAGCCAGCACCTGCGCGGGCTGATTCGTACCCGTGTGCAGCAGCTGGTGTCCGAATGCATTGAACTGCGCCTGACCAGTACGCGTCAGCAGGAGCCAGGGCGTTTCAAAGCCGTGAAAGTGGCGGGTCAAACCTGGGGTCTGTTCTTTGAGCGGCTGAGTGTATCGGTGCAGAAGCTGGAAAATGCAGTCGAGTTTTATGGCGCGATTTCCAACAACAAGCTGCAAGGCCAGCCGGTTCAGGTTGAAACCAACCACGTGCATTTACCGCCGGTGGTCGATGGCGTCGCCAGCGAAGGGATCATCCAATTCTTTTTTGAAGATGTGGCGGAGAATCAGGGTTTTAATATCTATATTCTCGATGAGTCAAACCGTGTTGAGGTGTATCACCACTGTGAGGGCAGTAAAGAAGAGCTGGTGCGTGATGTCAGCCGTTTCTATTCGTCTTCACACGATCGCTTTACTTACGGTTCCAGCTTTATCAATTTTAATCTGCCGCAGTTCTACCAAATTGTACAATTGGATGGCCGCACGCAGGTCATTCCGTTCCGCAGCAGCGCGCTTTCTCATCTGTGCATTACGCCCGTAGTGGGGGATGAGGTAATGACAACGAAGCAGCGGCTACAAATCCTCTAG
- the hemD gene encoding uroporphyrinogen-III synthase has protein sequence MTILVTRPSPTGEQLVTRLRKLGYHAWHSPLIEFSPGRELAGLPAQLQALRADDLVFALSQHAIHYADPILARTGISWPAHLAYYAIGRTTALALHKISAHPVTYPPERETSETLLQLPELQDVAGKRALLLRGNGGRELLGETLTERGALITYCECYQRRDVHYDGLEQSRHWQQIGIDKLVITSGEMLQRIYTLVPDYYRASWLLGCQLIVVSERLAEQARQLGWHAIRVADNADNDALVRALQ, from the coding sequence ATGACGATTCTGGTTACCCGTCCGTCACCAACTGGCGAACAACTGGTGACCCGTTTAAGAAAGCTCGGCTATCACGCCTGGCACAGTCCGCTGATCGAGTTTTCGCCGGGACGAGAACTCGCTGGTCTGCCTGCACAATTACAAGCCCTACGCGCCGACGATCTGGTGTTTGCGCTTTCACAACACGCGATCCATTACGCCGATCCCATATTGGCACGCACGGGCATCAGTTGGCCTGCCCACCTCGCTTATTATGCCATTGGCCGTACCACGGCACTGGCGCTACATAAAATAAGCGCACACCCAGTCACCTATCCGCCTGAACGTGAAACCAGCGAAACGCTCTTGCAACTCCCTGAGCTGCAAGATGTTGCAGGAAAACGTGCACTTTTATTGCGGGGCAATGGTGGAAGGGAATTACTGGGAGAAACGTTAACTGAGCGGGGCGCACTGATCACCTACTGTGAATGCTATCAGCGCAGAGATGTTCACTATGATGGCTTGGAACAAAGCCGCCACTGGCAGCAAATAGGCATCGACAAACTGGTGATTACCAGCGGAGAAATGCTACAACGGATCTATACTTTAGTACCTGATTACTATCGGGCTTCCTGGCTACTTGGCTGCCAGTTGATCGTCGTCAGCGAACGACTGGCAGAACAGGCGCGTCAGCTCGGCTGGCATGCTATCCGGGTGGCCGATAACGCCGATAACGATGCGCTCGTGCGCGCACTACAATAA
- the hemC gene encoding hydroxymethylbilane synthase, whose amino-acid sequence MLANIIRIATRQSPLALWQARYVQQRLNHLYPDLFVELVPMVTRGDIILDTPLAKVGGKGLFVKELELALLEGRADIAVHSMKDVPVEFPDGLGLTTICERDDPRDAFVSNRYDSLEQLPEGSCVGTSSLRRQCQLRARRPDLVIRDLRGNVGTRLSKLDNGEYDAIILAVAGLKRLGLEERIRSALSPEASLPAVGQGAIGIECRLNDERIRQLLAPLNHTATAARVLAERAMNVRLEGGCQVPIGSYAELEGDTLWLRALVGAPDGSQMIVGERRGSVSDAEQVGIALAEELLAKGASAILQAVYHGSSSS is encoded by the coding sequence ATGTTAGCCAATATTATTAGAATTGCCACCCGACAAAGCCCGCTGGCCTTATGGCAAGCACGATATGTTCAGCAACGTTTGAACCATCTCTATCCCGATTTATTCGTGGAGCTCGTACCGATGGTAACCCGCGGCGACATCATTCTGGATACGCCACTGGCAAAGGTTGGTGGTAAGGGATTGTTTGTTAAAGAGCTGGAATTAGCGCTGCTCGAAGGACGTGCCGATATCGCCGTTCACTCCATGAAAGATGTCCCTGTTGAGTTTCCTGATGGCCTTGGCCTAACCACCATTTGCGAACGCGACGATCCACGCGACGCATTTGTATCCAACCGTTACGACAGCCTCGAACAATTACCGGAAGGCAGCTGCGTCGGCACTTCCAGCCTGCGCCGCCAGTGCCAACTGCGCGCCCGACGTCCCGATCTGGTGATTCGCGATTTGCGCGGCAATGTCGGCACGCGTCTGTCCAAATTGGACAACGGCGAGTATGACGCCATTATTCTTGCTGTCGCGGGTCTGAAACGCCTCGGCCTTGAAGAGCGCATCCGCAGTGCGTTGAGCCCAGAAGCATCACTACCCGCTGTCGGACAAGGTGCCATCGGCATCGAATGCCGTTTGAATGACGAGCGTATTCGCCAACTCCTTGCCCCACTCAATCACACCGCTACCGCGGCACGTGTTCTGGCGGAACGTGCCATGAATGTGCGCCTTGAAGGCGGCTGTCAGGTGCCAATTGGCAGCTACGCCGAGCTGGAAGGCGATACGCTGTGGCTGCGTGCGCTGGTTGGCGCACCGGATGGCAGCCAGATGATCGTCGGTGAACGGAGAGGAAGCGTTTCCGACGCCGAACAAGTCGGGATTGCTCTGGCTGAAGAGCTGTTAGCAAAAGGGGCCAGCGCCATCCTTCAGGCTGTTTATCATGGGTCAAGCTCATCATGA
- the hemX gene encoding uroporphyrinogen-III C-methyltransferase — protein sequence MTEHNTPTAPSDEVAERVEPAHQQQDPVPQPKRSGAILGAIAIVIALAIGAGLYYHGHQQAQRETASLQRLESQLNALQQQHKQEQQQWLDAQQQQSKVQDTATQRLEALTRQSDALRDKLAALSSHDTNTWLIAQADFLVKLAGRKLWSDKDVTTAGALLKSADASLAEMNDPSLIEIRRALTNDIGTLAGVSQVDFDGIILKVNQLTDQLDNLPLADNNTDEAPMDANSTELSASLSEWRQNLSKSWHNFMADFITIRRRDSAAEPLLAPNQDVYLRENIRSRLLVAAQAIPRHQNEVYKQSLETAATWVRAYFDTTAPETQAFLDQLDTLSQQSVSLDVPAELQSQALLEKLMQTRVRNLLAQAPATQQGE from the coding sequence ATGACGGAACACAATACCCCCACAGCTCCATCCGACGAGGTTGCTGAACGGGTTGAACCCGCTCATCAGCAGCAAGATCCCGTACCACAGCCCAAGCGCAGTGGTGCCATACTTGGGGCGATCGCCATCGTGATTGCACTGGCAATAGGCGCTGGCTTGTATTATCACGGCCACCAGCAGGCACAGAGAGAAACGGCCTCGCTTCAACGTCTGGAATCACAGCTAAACGCTTTGCAACAGCAGCATAAGCAGGAACAACAGCAATGGCTGGATGCTCAACAGCAGCAAAGTAAAGTGCAAGACACCGCCACACAACGTCTTGAGGCGCTGACGCGCCAATCAGACGCGCTACGCGATAAGCTGGCAGCACTTTCCAGCCACGACACCAATACCTGGCTGATCGCTCAGGCCGATTTTCTGGTGAAACTGGCAGGACGTAAGCTGTGGAGCGACAAAGATGTCACCACCGCAGGCGCATTGCTGAAAAGCGCGGATGCCAGCCTCGCGGAAATGAACGATCCCAGCCTGATAGAAATCCGCCGAGCATTAACCAACGATATCGGCACACTGGCAGGCGTGAGCCAGGTGGATTTTGATGGCATCATCCTGAAAGTGAACCAGCTCACCGACCAGTTGGACAACTTGCCGCTCGCCGACAACAACACCGATGAAGCGCCGATGGACGCTAACAGCACGGAGCTGTCCGCTTCATTGAGCGAGTGGCGCCAGAATCTGAGCAAAAGCTGGCACAACTTCATGGCTGATTTCATCACCATTCGCCGCCGTGACAGCGCCGCAGAACCCCTACTGGCACCGAATCAGGACGTGTATCTGCGTGAGAACATCCGTTCACGCCTATTGGTTGCCGCACAGGCCATTCCTCGTCACCAGAACGAAGTGTACAAACAGTCACTGGAAACGGCCGCAACTTGGGTTCGCGCCTACTTCGATACCACCGCCCCCGAGACACAGGCCTTTTTGGATCAGCTCGATACCTTAAGCCAGCAGTCGGTTTCACTGGATGTCCCTGCCGAATTACAAAGTCAGGCGCTGTTGGAAAAATTGATGCAAACGCGCGTTCGTAACCTACTGGCTCAAGCGCCAGCCACACAGCAGGGAGAGTGA
- a CDS encoding GntR family transcriptional regulator, which produces MNLTLNDKALALSPFEILISAIEKGELLPGERLQETRLAQQFGLSRTPIREALHRLEALGLVEPGPQRGLMIAQISYERLRQLFAVREGLERLAMELAVASASTEELELLQDMVEVEKTLTDSRQLHDHNRLFHRQIYRATHNPYLNEMLENLRIHLSLLRGTTYESMERTAEARREHQAIVEALVRRDKGAAQEAACQHIRNGYRARLSMLNQQL; this is translated from the coding sequence ATGAACTTAACACTTAATGACAAAGCGCTGGCGCTGTCGCCGTTCGAGATACTGATTAGCGCAATCGAGAAAGGCGAACTGCTGCCTGGTGAACGTTTGCAGGAAACACGGTTGGCGCAGCAATTTGGGCTCAGCCGCACACCGATTCGTGAGGCGCTGCACCGGCTTGAAGCGCTGGGATTGGTGGAACCGGGTCCTCAGCGCGGGCTGATGATTGCGCAGATCAGCTATGAGCGACTGCGTCAGCTTTTTGCCGTGCGTGAAGGGTTGGAACGGTTGGCGATGGAACTGGCCGTGGCATCTGCTTCAACGGAAGAGCTGGAGCTGTTGCAGGATATGGTTGAGGTGGAAAAGACGCTCACAGACAGTCGGCAGTTGCACGATCACAACCGCCTTTTTCATCGGCAGATTTACCGAGCAACCCATAATCCCTATCTGAACGAGATGTTGGAAAATCTGCGTATTCATCTGTCGCTATTACGCGGAACCACCTATGAGTCGATGGAGCGTACCGCAGAGGCGCGGCGTGAACATCAGGCGATTGTGGAAGCATTAGTACGGCGTGATAAGGGTGCGGCACAAGAGGCAGCCTGCCAGCATATTCGTAACGGCTATCGCGCACGGTTAAGCATGCTAAATCAGCAGCTTTGA
- a CDS encoding MFS transporter: MDSLQRRNLILLALGQGLTGSIISLMTLCSTLVGVSMTPVPLLTTLPITATVCGAALMIYAVSSLMTKYGRRNAFIIGTLLGLVGALLAALAIVLHSFPLFVFSTFVLGMSCAFNQYYRFAAAEIFTDNQRKNRAISWVISGGILGGFLGPFAASHSSQLFASYSFLGSFIAAAFICIVTSLLLLGLKLPPMPIVTPSAQRSEPLASILKSRAFVLGTASCSVGFVVMTLLMNSAPLAMHQHHFSVGHSATVLQWHFVSMYAPALLLVLLAQRLTPVQVVAIGMVCNVVGVAVALSGLTFWHFLFALMLFGIGWAFMFNGGTFMLNAFTHSVHKSRLQGINSLVIYLPNALASLSAGSLMALTSGWPLVNMVGIGMLLLLVLGLIVLGRH; this comes from the coding sequence ATGGATTCGTTGCAACGCCGAAATTTGATACTGCTGGCGCTCGGGCAAGGGCTGACCGGCAGTATTATTTCCCTGATGACGCTGTGTTCTACGTTGGTTGGCGTATCGATGACGCCTGTTCCTTTGTTGACCACACTACCGATTACCGCGACGGTGTGTGGCGCGGCGCTGATGATCTACGCCGTTTCCTCATTGATGACAAAATATGGCAGGCGCAATGCGTTCATCATCGGTACGCTGCTGGGGCTGGTGGGCGCGCTGTTGGCGGCGCTGGCGATTGTGCTACACAGTTTCCCCCTCTTTGTTTTTTCGACATTTGTTTTGGGGATGTCCTGCGCTTTCAATCAGTATTATCGTTTCGCCGCTGCTGAAATTTTTACCGATAATCAGCGGAAAAACCGCGCGATCTCATGGGTGATCAGCGGTGGTATTTTGGGGGGCTTTCTCGGTCCGTTCGCGGCTAGCCACTCTTCTCAGCTCTTTGCCTCGTACTCGTTTCTCGGCAGTTTTATTGCAGCGGCGTTCATCTGCATTGTGACATCACTGCTGTTACTTGGCCTTAAACTGCCCCCGATGCCGATTGTGACGCCCAGCGCCCAGCGTAGCGAACCGCTGGCGTCAATCCTGAAAAGCCGGGCATTTGTGTTGGGAACGGCAAGCTGTTCCGTCGGATTTGTGGTGATGACGTTATTGATGAATTCAGCGCCGCTGGCGATGCACCAGCACCATTTTTCCGTTGGTCATAGCGCGACGGTGTTGCAATGGCATTTTGTCTCAATGTACGCGCCAGCACTACTATTAGTGCTGCTAGCACAACGGTTGACGCCAGTTCAGGTGGTGGCGATCGGCATGGTGTGTAACGTGGTTGGTGTAGCGGTTGCGCTGAGTGGTTTGACGTTCTGGCACTTTCTTTTTGCGCTGATGTTGTTTGGCATCGGGTGGGCGTTTATGTTCAACGGCGGGACATTCATGCTGAACGCGTTTACCCATTCCGTGCATAAATCCCGTTTGCAGGGGATTAACTCGCTGGTGATTTACCTGCCTAACGCGCTGGCCTCGTTGTCTGCGGGTAGCCTAATGGCGCTGACCAGCGGCTGGCCTTTGGTCAATATGGTGGGTATCGGCATGCTGTTGTTGCTGGTTCTGGGGCTGATTGTTCTGGGGCGGCACTGA
- the dapF gene encoding diaminopimelate epimerase: MQFAKMHGLGNDFMVVDAVTQNVYFSPELIRRLADRHCGVGFDQLLVVEPPYDPELDFHYRIFNADGSEVAQCGNGARCFARFVRLKGLTNKRDIAVSTQTGRMVLSVTDDELVRVNMGEPNFEPQQVPFRAVKAEKTYIMRADEHTVLCGVVSMGNPHCVIQVEDVDTAKVETLGPLLESHERFPERANIGFMQIVDSQTVRLRVYERGVGETQACGSGACAAVAVGIQQGLLSANVRVSLLGGELDIQWDGPGHPLFMTGPATHVYDGFIHL; the protein is encoded by the coding sequence ATGCAGTTCGCTAAGATGCACGGATTAGGCAACGATTTCATGGTTGTTGATGCCGTTACGCAAAACGTTTATTTTTCACCCGAACTGATTCGCCGTTTGGCGGATCGGCATTGTGGTGTGGGGTTCGACCAATTATTGGTGGTCGAACCGCCCTACGATCCTGAACTGGATTTTCACTACCGCATTTTTAACGCGGATGGCAGCGAAGTGGCGCAGTGCGGTAATGGCGCCCGCTGCTTCGCCCGCTTTGTTCGCTTGAAAGGGTTGACCAACAAGCGTGATATCGCCGTGAGTACGCAGACGGGCCGGATGGTGCTGTCGGTGACGGACGATGAGCTGGTGCGCGTCAACATGGGTGAACCGAATTTTGAGCCGCAACAGGTGCCTTTTCGTGCAGTCAAAGCGGAAAAAACTTACATCATGCGTGCGGACGAACATACGGTGCTTTGTGGCGTGGTGTCGATGGGCAACCCACACTGTGTGATTCAGGTTGAAGATGTGGACACGGCAAAGGTGGAAACGCTGGGGCCGCTGCTGGAAAGTCACGAGCGCTTTCCTGAACGTGCCAACATCGGCTTTATGCAGATCGTCGATAGCCAGACAGTCCGTTTACGCGTATACGAGCGCGGCGTGGGAGAAACGCAGGCGTGTGGTAGCGGCGCGTGTGCGGCCGTGGCGGTCGGTATCCAGCAGGGATTATTGTCCGCGAACGTTCGCGTATCGCTGCTGGGCGGAGAGTTGGATATTCAGTGGGATGGGCCGGGACATCCGTTATTCATGACCGGACCTGCAACGCATGTCTACGATGGATTTATTCATTTATGA
- a CDS encoding DUF484 domain-containing protein: MKNVEEQAEREIALSDEMVLQFLQQNPDFFIRNARPVEQMRIPHPVRGTVSLVEWQLARQRNHITQLEEEITLLMEQAGANEVLFNRLLGLQTELASADSLTDMLDRLQRWARQLGLAGATVRLFSDKWRIGAPSGFTHLGLNRSTFEPLRIQRFGQQNHYLGSLNGPELLLLLPQARQVGSVALSLMGNHHDLGVLIFSSRDSHHYQDGMGTVLLQQMAMMLPAMLTRWVERV, from the coding sequence ATGAAGAATGTCGAGGAACAGGCAGAACGCGAGATCGCACTCAGTGACGAGATGGTTTTGCAGTTCCTGCAACAAAATCCTGATTTTTTTATCCGTAATGCGCGTCCCGTCGAACAGATGCGCATTCCTCACCCCGTACGGGGAACCGTGTCGCTGGTGGAATGGCAGCTGGCACGCCAGCGTAATCACATTACTCAGCTTGAGGAAGAAATCACGCTGCTGATGGAGCAGGCGGGCGCGAACGAAGTGCTGTTCAATCGCCTGCTTGGATTACAAACCGAGTTGGCATCGGCGGATAGCCTGACAGATATGTTGGATCGGTTGCAGCGCTGGGCGCGTCAGCTTGGTCTGGCGGGGGCAACGGTGCGTTTGTTTAGCGACAAATGGCGTATCGGTGCACCTTCTGGTTTTACTCACCTTGGGCTTAATCGCTCCACGTTTGAACCGTTGCGCATTCAGCGTTTCGGACAACAGAACCATTACCTTGGCAGCCTGAATGGGCCGGAATTGTTACTGTTGTTGCCACAGGCTCGTCAGGTTGGTTCGGTCGCACTGTCCTTGATGGGCAATCATCACGATTTAGGCGTGCTGATTTTCAGCAGTCGTGACAGCCACCATTATCAGGATGGCATGGGAACCGTACTGCTTCAGCAAATGGCCATGATGCTGCCAGCGATGCTGACGCGCTGGGTTGAGCGGGTATGA